The nucleotide window AGGCGGGCGAGGCCCTCCTCGTGGACATCCGTTACGCGGCCCTGCGCGACCGCGACGGCCTCGTCCCCGGCACCCTCGTCGTCGAACGCAACGAACTGGAATGGCGCCTCGACCCCCAGGGCAGCCACCGTGTCCCCGAAGACACCGTGTCCTCGAAGCCACCGACCACGACCTGCGCGTCGTCGTCATCTGCGACGAGGGCTACGCCTCCAGCCTCGCGGCCTCCTCCCTGCGCCAACTGGGCCCGCACCGGGCGACCGACCTGACGGGCGGCTTCCAGGCGTGGAGAGCGGCCGGCTTGCCGGTGATGGCCCAGTGCCCTTCTGATGGATCTCGGCGGCCCCAGTTGCCAGTCGTGGGTCGTCGGCGGTCAGTGACGGACCAGGCAGAAAGGATGCCCCGCCGGGTCCGCGTAGATCCGCCAACTCCGCCCGTCGGAGCCGCCGTCGAGCAGTGTCGCACCGGCATCCAGCACGGCCTCCTGCGCCCGGTCCAGGTCCTCGACCCCGAAGTCCAGATGGAACTGCTGGGGCCGGGCGGGGTCCGGCCACTGCGGCGGGCGATAGTCCGCCACCCGTTGGAAGGCGAGCACAAGACCGGACGGCGAGTGCAACGTCGCCCAACCGTCACCGAGCGCCCAACGCCGGTCCGGCCGGTCGACGGTGCCACCGAGCAACGACCGGTAGAACTCGGCCAGCTGCCTCGGATCAGCACAGTCCAACACCACACACTGCAGATCAGCGATCATGGTCGGATCCTAGGGCGCGGCCACACGACCGCTCCGGTGATCCTGCCCGAACCTAGACCATGCTCAGCAGATGATCCGTGGGTATGTAGTTGATCTTCCAGTCCGCACAGACTCCCGGGGCCCCGTCCTCCGGGCATCGCGCACCCACCGTCACCCAACGGACCGACCCGTCGGCGGACAACGTGAACGCGACGGCCACCTCGAACTCCTCGCTTCCACATGGGCACTCGAGCACGCAAGGATCCGCTTCCTCCCAGTACTCCGCGCTGTCCGCGATAAACGCCTGGGCCCCGCAGCCGGAACACTCCCGTTCGGCACCGCCCTCGACGTCGTCGAACCGCAGGGAGAAGACGCGTCCGGCACAGTCACCGCACACGCACGAAGAGATCTTCACCGGCCGGTCGTCGACGGCACCGCGCAGCAGCGCCGCGAGCTCCGCGGAAACGCCCTCATCAACCTGGTCATCACCGTGCACAGGCACATCGCTCCAGACACCTCGAACCCGCACCCGCACCCGCACCCGCACCCGCACCCGCACCCGCACCCGCACCCGCACCCGCACCCGCACCCGTCCAGCATGCCCAAGGGCCTGGATGCACCCCGCCTCCTTCTGTCGTCAGTAGGCCCCCTCCTCCAGCCCCTCCGTTTCCTCCCCCTCCTCCTCCAGTGCCTGCCGGACCACCCGCAGAGCCATGCCTTCGGAGTAGCCCTTGCGGGCGAGCATGCCCGCGAGGCGGCGGAGGCGTTTGTCGCGGTCGAGCCCTCTCGTCGAGCGGAGTTTGCGGGCGACCAGGTCGCGGGCGGTGGCCTCCTCCTGCTCGGTGTCGAGCTGGGCGACGGCCTCCTCGATCAGCGCCGAGTCCACGCCCTTGGTCCGCAGCTCCTGGGCGAGGGCCCGCCTGGCCAGGCCCCGGCCGTGATGCCGGGACTCCACCCAGGCGTCCGCGAACGCGCTGTCGTTGATCAGCCCGACCTCCTCGAACCGTGACAGCACCTCGTCCGCCACGTCCTCGGGGATCTCGCGTTTACGCAGGGCGTCGGCGAGTTGCTTCCGGGTGCGCGGGGTCCCGGTGAGCAGGCGCAGACAGATCGCCCGTGCCCGCTCAGCCGGGTCCCCTGAGGGTTCCCCTTTCTCGGCCCTCGACGAGAAAGACGAACCCCCGTTCTCCGACCCCCCGCCCTCGGCCTCCGGGCCGTCGTCCGACCCCCCGAAGCCGCGTCGGCGACCGCCGCGACCCCCGCTGCCGCGACGCCCGTCACCGCCCGCGCCCCCGCGCGAGACTCCGCCGCCCCGTCGTCGGCCA belongs to Streptomyces graminofaciens and includes:
- a CDS encoding VOC family protein, with the protein product MIADLQCVVLDCADPRQLAEFYRSLLGGTVDRPDRRWALGDGWATLHSPSGLVLAFQRVADYRPPQWPDPARPQQFHLDFGVEDLDRAQEAVLDAGATLLDGGSDGRSWRIYADPAGHPFCLVRH
- the recX gene encoding recombination regulator RecX produces the protein MTRRTDWAEYAYPSAPEGRGRGGAGRPAEGEYGPYDDAAGYGTDGPYGGEPYGDGRPEEGRPEWARPDDGSRPGEGVPGGGRRRGGGVSRGGAGGDGRRGSGGRGGRRRGFGGSDDGPEAEGGGSENGGSSFSSRAEKGEPSGDPAERARAICLRLLTGTPRTRKQLADALRKREIPEDVADEVLSRFEEVGLINDSAFADAWVESRHHGRGLARRALAQELRTKGVDSALIEEAVAQLDTEQEEATARDLVARKLRSTRGLDRDKRLRRLAGMLARKGYSEGMALRVVRQALEEEGEETEGLEEGAY